DNA from Sulfitobacter albidus:
CCCGGCGTCTCGACATCGACCCTGCTGGGCGCCGAAGCGGCGGCAAAAATCGGCGGGCCCGTCACCACCCGTGACGTGACCCACGGCCTGCGCCCCATCGACGCGGCATGGATCGCGGCCAATGTCACGCCCGAGACCGACCGCGATCCCGCCGCGCGCGCGCTGCTGGCCCAATCCGATGCCCTCGTGGCGGAGCTGCAGGCGCACGACACGCTGATCCTGTCCACGCCTCTCTACAATTTTGGCGTCACCGCCGCGCTGAAGAACTGGATCGACCTGATCTGCCGCGCGGGCCAGACCTTCCGCTACACCGACGCAGGACCACAAGGGCTCCTGCACGGCAAGCGCGCCGTCATCATCGTCGCCACCGGTGGCACCCCGGCGGAAGGCCCGCTCGATTTCGCGACCCCCTATCTGCGCCAGATCATGACCTTCATCGGCATCACCGATGTGACATGTATCGCCGCCGACCGCCTCATGGCCGACGCCGACCGCGCCATGGAAGACGCGCGCGCACGCATCGCAGCCCTCTGACCCTGCCCCGCGCGGGCGGCTTGACTCCCCCGGCCGCCCGCGTATCTCGGCCGCAAACCCCCGGAAGCCCGCCTTCCGGTCCTGGCCCCGTTCCCGGATCGCCCCCCGTCAGCGTCATACGCCCACGGGGGCGCAACTGCATGGGGCATTTGCGCATGATCGCGGCGCTTCCTACATTCGGAAGGTCCGCAACCGTTAACGAAAGGGCCTACCGCCCATGTTTGAGAATCTCAGCGAACGCCTCTCCGGTGTCTTTGACCGTCTGACCAAACAGGGCGCCCTGTCCGAGGAGGACGTGAAAACCGCCCTGCGCGAAGTGCGCGTCGCCTTGCTCGAGGCGGACGTGTCGCTGCCCGTGGCGCGCGATTTCGTCAAGGCCGTGCAGGATCAGGCCACAGGTCAGGCCGTCACCAAATCCATCACGCCGGGCCAGCAGGTCGTCAAGATCGTGCACGACGCGCTCATCGACACCCTCAAGGGCGAGGGCGAGCCGGGCGCGCTGAAAATCGACAGCCCCCCGCCCCGATCCTGATGGTGGGCCTCCAGGGCGGCGGTAAAACCACCACCACCGCCAAACTCGCCAAACGCCTCAAGGAAAAAGAGGGCAAGCGCGTGCTCATGGCGTCCCTCGACGTCAACCGCCCCGCCGCGATGGAGCAGCTGGCGATCCTTGGGCTCCAGATCGGCGTCGACACCCTGCCCATCGTCAAGGGCGAAGACCCCGTCGCCATCGCCAAACGCACCAAAACGCAGGCGAGCCTTGGCGGCTACGACGTCTACATGCTCGACACCGCCGGGCGGCTCTCGATCGACGAAGAGCTGATGGCCCAGGTCGAAGCCGTGCGCGACATCACCACCCCGCGCGAAACGCTGCTGGTGGTCGACGGGCTCACCGGTCAGGACGCCGTGCAGACCGCGCAGAACTTCAACGACCGCATCGGCATCACCGGCGTCGTGCTCACCCGGATGGACGGCGACGGGCGCGGCGGTGCGGCGCTCTCGATGCGCGCGGTCACGGGCAAGCCCATCAAATTCGTGGGCCTGGGCGAAAAGATGGACGCGCTCGAGACGTTCGAGCCCGAGCGCATCGCCGGCCGCATCCTCGGCATGGGCGACATCGTGGCCCTCGTGGAACGCGCGCA
Protein-coding regions in this window:
- a CDS encoding FMN-dependent NADH-azoreductase produces the protein MSILHITSSANPGVSTSTLLGAEAAAKIGGPVTTRDVTHGLRPIDAAWIAANVTPETDRDPAARALLAQSDALVAELQAHDTLILSTPLYNFGVTAALKNWIDLICRAGQTFRYTDAGPQGLLHGKRAVIIVATGGTPAEGPLDFATPYLRQIMTFIGITDVTCIAADRLMADADRAMEDARARIAAL